In one window of Microbacterium sp. PM5 DNA:
- a CDS encoding GNAT family N-acetyltransferase, whose protein sequence is MVTITALSATDREEWADLWSGYLTFYESDLAEEVTDDVYRRLVAGVELHGAIARDDEGRAVGIVHWLFHPSTWATGPYCYLEDLFVSPDARGGGIGGALIAHVRAQADAAGAVKIYWLTQKDNATARALYDRVATDTGFVHYEIGL, encoded by the coding sequence ATGGTGACGATCACTGCGCTGAGCGCGACCGACCGCGAGGAATGGGCTGACCTGTGGTCCGGCTACCTGACGTTCTACGAAAGCGATCTCGCCGAAGAGGTGACCGACGACGTCTACCGTCGTCTCGTCGCCGGGGTCGAGCTGCACGGGGCCATTGCGCGCGATGACGAGGGCCGCGCGGTCGGCATCGTCCACTGGCTGTTCCACCCGTCCACGTGGGCGACCGGTCCGTACTGCTATCTCGAGGATCTCTTCGTGTCACCGGACGCGCGCGGCGGCGGTATCGGCGGCGCACTCATCGCTCACGTGCGCGCGCAGGCCGACGCCGCCGGCGCGGTCAAGATCTACTGGCTGACGCAGAAGGACAATGCGACGGCGCGCGCTCTCTACGACCGGGTCGCAACCGACACCGGTTTCGTGCATTACGAGATCGGGCTCTGA
- a CDS encoding acetolactate synthase large subunit — MSLDTAAVPRPPARGAAAPVMTGAQAVVRSLDMLGVTDVFGLPGGAIMPVYDPLMDDEAVRHILVRHEQGAGHAAEGYAAASGRTGVAIATSGPGATNLVTAIADAYMDSVPLVCLTGQVFSHLMGTDAFQEADIVGITMPITKHSFLVKTAEEIPAAIAAAFEIASTGRPGPVLVDITKDAQQASAPFVWPPKIELPGYRPVTKAHGKQIQAAAQLIAHAKKPVLYVGGGVIRARAAAELRVFAEATGAPVVTTLMARGAFPDSHPQNLGMPGMHGTVPAVLALQESDLIVALGARFDDRVTGKADEFAPNAQVVHVDIDPAEISKIRTADVPIVGDLKEVLVDLDAAFQSARADHTPDIAEWWSYLDGLVTEFPLGYAEPEDGLLAPQYVIKRIGELTGPEAVYAAGVGQHQMWAAQFIGYERPNAWLNSGGAGTMGYSVPAAMGAKVAEPDRVVWAIDGDGCFQMTNQELATCVLNDIPIKVAIINNSSLGMVRQWQTLFFAGRHSNTDLNTGHGTVRVPDFVKLAEAYGCLGIRVEKLEEVDAAITLALETNDRPVVIDFVVSADAMVWPMVPQGVSNSFVQYARDHAPSFDGED; from the coding sequence ATGTCTCTCGACACCGCGGCCGTGCCGCGACCACCTGCCCGCGGAGCTGCCGCTCCTGTGATGACCGGCGCCCAGGCCGTCGTCCGATCCCTGGACATGCTCGGGGTCACGGACGTCTTCGGTCTGCCCGGCGGCGCCATCATGCCGGTGTATGACCCCCTGATGGACGATGAGGCGGTGCGCCACATCCTCGTCCGTCACGAGCAGGGCGCCGGCCACGCGGCGGAGGGATATGCCGCCGCATCCGGACGCACGGGCGTGGCGATCGCGACGTCCGGTCCGGGCGCGACCAACCTGGTCACCGCCATCGCCGACGCCTACATGGATTCGGTCCCGCTGGTCTGCCTCACCGGCCAGGTGTTCAGCCACCTCATGGGCACCGACGCCTTCCAGGAGGCGGACATCGTCGGCATCACCATGCCGATCACGAAGCACTCGTTCCTGGTCAAGACAGCCGAGGAGATTCCCGCCGCGATCGCGGCGGCGTTCGAGATCGCCTCGACGGGCCGGCCCGGACCCGTCCTCGTCGACATCACGAAGGATGCGCAGCAGGCCTCGGCACCGTTCGTGTGGCCCCCGAAGATCGAGCTGCCCGGATATCGCCCCGTGACGAAGGCCCACGGCAAGCAGATCCAGGCGGCGGCGCAGTTGATCGCGCATGCGAAGAAGCCCGTGCTGTACGTCGGTGGCGGCGTCATCCGCGCCCGTGCCGCGGCGGAGCTGCGCGTGTTCGCCGAAGCGACCGGCGCCCCCGTCGTCACGACGCTGATGGCGCGCGGAGCGTTCCCCGACTCGCACCCGCAGAACCTCGGCATGCCCGGGATGCACGGCACGGTGCCCGCGGTGCTCGCCCTGCAGGAGTCCGATCTGATCGTCGCCCTGGGCGCGCGCTTCGACGACCGCGTCACCGGAAAGGCCGACGAGTTCGCGCCGAACGCGCAGGTCGTCCACGTCGACATCGACCCGGCGGAGATCTCGAAGATCCGCACGGCCGACGTGCCGATCGTGGGGGATCTGAAGGAGGTGCTCGTCGACCTGGATGCCGCCTTCCAGAGCGCCCGCGCCGATCACACGCCCGACATCGCCGAGTGGTGGTCGTACCTGGATGGTCTGGTCACCGAGTTCCCGCTGGGCTACGCCGAGCCGGAGGACGGCCTCCTTGCTCCGCAGTACGTCATCAAGCGCATCGGCGAGCTCACCGGGCCCGAGGCCGTCTACGCCGCCGGCGTCGGACAGCATCAGATGTGGGCGGCGCAGTTCATCGGCTACGAGCGCCCCAACGCGTGGCTCAACTCCGGCGGTGCCGGAACGATGGGCTACTCGGTACCGGCCGCGATGGGCGCCAAGGTCGCCGAGCCCGACCGCGTCGTGTGGGCGATCGACGGCGACGGCTGCTTCCAGATGACGAATCAGGAACTGGCCACGTGCGTGCTGAACGACATCCCGATCAAGGTCGCGATCATCAACAACTCGAGCCTCGGCATGGTGCGCCAGTGGCAGACGCTGTTCTTCGCGGGACGTCACTCCAACACCGATCTCAACACGGGTCACGGGACAGTGCGCGTGCCCGATTTCGTGAAGCTCGCGGAGGCCTATGGCTGCCTCGGCATCCGTGTGGAGAAGCTCGAAGAGGTGGATGCCGCCATCACGCTGGCACTCGAGACGAACGATCGACCGGTCGTGATCGACTTCGTCGTGTCGGCCGACGCGATGGTGTGGCCGATGGTCCCGCAGGGCGTCAGCAACAGCTTCGTCCAGTACGCCCGCGATCATGCGCCCAGCTTCGACGGGGAGGACTGA
- the ilvN gene encoding acetolactate synthase small subunit yields MSRHVLSLLVENKPGLLTRVAGLFARRGFNIESLAVGVTEVPGLSRITVVVDVEELPLEQVTKQLNKLINVIKIVELEPAASVQRDHMLIKVRADNQTRSNVIEVVNLFRASVVDYATDALVVEVTGDRGKIDAILRALEPFGIKELAQSGLLAIGRGGKSITERVLRG; encoded by the coding sequence ATGAGCCGTCATGTCCTGAGTCTTCTGGTCGAGAACAAGCCGGGTCTGCTGACCCGGGTGGCCGGCCTGTTCGCCCGCCGCGGCTTCAACATCGAGTCGCTCGCGGTGGGCGTCACCGAGGTGCCCGGCCTGTCGCGCATCACGGTCGTCGTCGACGTCGAGGAGCTCCCGCTGGAGCAGGTGACCAAGCAGCTGAACAAGCTGATCAACGTCATCAAGATCGTCGAACTGGAGCCGGCGGCGTCCGTACAGCGCGATCACATGCTGATCAAGGTGCGCGCCGACAACCAGACGCGCTCCAACGTGATCGAGGTCGTGAACCTCTTCCGTGCGTCCGTGGTCGACTATGCGACGGACGCCCTCGTCGTCGAGGTCACGGGTGATCGCGGCAAGATCGACGCCATCCTTCGCGCCCTCGAGCCGTTCGGCATCAAGGAGCTCGCCCAGTCGGGCCTGTTGGCCATCGGCCGCGGCGGCAAGTCCATCACCGAACGCGTCCTGCGCGGCTGA
- a CDS encoding MFS transporter, which yields MTSPSPEAAAAAPSGRRWLTLGVVALAQLMVVLDATVVNIALPAAQADLQFSVGDRQWIITAYSLAFGSLLLLGGRLSDLIGRKRAFIIGLVGFALASALGGMAGSFGLLVVARALQGAFGALLAPTALAVLTTTFTDPKERGRAFGVFGAIAGAGGAIGLLLGGILTEDLSWRWNLYINDVIAVVAVIGAIFFVHTVARTGPRPKLDVPGTILVSGALFSLVFGFSRAETDGWGAPITWGTLTTAGVLLIAFVLWQQRAEHPLLPLRIVRDRNRASAYSSILIAGAGMFGIFLFVTYYLQTTLGYSPIQTGLSFLPMIAMLVLSAQLSTNIFLPRFGPKVMVPIGMTLAAVGMVLLTRLDASSQYLVDLLPALMLLGLGMGSIMPPSIQTATLGVDREFAGVASAMVNTSQQVGGSIGTALLNTLAATAAADFVAAHAPATPQVLADAALHSYATAYWWGAGAFALGAVVAALGFRRKASVRRAADAATTSVDTAGEPVLAH from the coding sequence ATGACCTCACCCTCACCCGAAGCCGCTGCGGCGGCGCCCTCCGGCCGGCGCTGGCTGACACTCGGTGTCGTCGCGCTGGCACAGCTGATGGTCGTCCTGGACGCGACCGTCGTGAACATCGCGCTGCCGGCGGCGCAGGCCGATCTGCAGTTCTCGGTCGGCGACCGGCAGTGGATCATCACCGCGTACTCGTTGGCCTTCGGCTCACTCCTGCTGCTCGGCGGCCGTCTGTCGGATCTCATCGGACGCAAGCGCGCCTTCATCATCGGACTCGTCGGGTTCGCGCTCGCATCGGCGCTCGGCGGGATGGCGGGGTCCTTCGGGCTGCTCGTCGTCGCTCGCGCACTGCAGGGCGCGTTCGGTGCACTGCTGGCTCCCACCGCACTCGCCGTGCTGACGACGACCTTCACCGACCCCAAGGAGCGGGGTCGTGCCTTCGGCGTCTTCGGCGCGATCGCGGGCGCCGGCGGCGCCATCGGCCTCCTGCTCGGCGGCATCCTGACCGAGGACCTCAGCTGGCGCTGGAACCTCTACATCAACGACGTCATCGCGGTCGTCGCCGTCATCGGGGCGATCTTCTTCGTGCACACGGTCGCCCGCACCGGTCCCCGTCCGAAGCTCGACGTGCCGGGCACGATCCTCGTCTCCGGAGCCCTGTTCTCTCTCGTGTTCGGCTTCTCACGGGCCGAGACCGACGGCTGGGGCGCGCCCATCACCTGGGGGACGCTCACTACCGCGGGCGTTCTGCTCATCGCCTTCGTGCTGTGGCAGCAGCGCGCCGAACATCCTCTGCTGCCGCTGCGGATCGTCCGCGATCGCAACCGGGCGTCGGCGTACAGCTCGATCCTCATCGCCGGTGCGGGGATGTTCGGGATCTTCCTGTTCGTCACCTACTACCTGCAGACCACGCTGGGGTACTCGCCGATCCAGACCGGTCTGTCGTTCCTGCCGATGATCGCCATGCTCGTGCTCAGCGCGCAGCTGTCGACCAACATCTTCCTGCCGCGCTTCGGCCCGAAGGTCATGGTGCCGATCGGTATGACACTCGCGGCCGTGGGCATGGTGCTGCTGACGCGGCTCGACGCGTCCAGCCAGTACCTCGTCGACCTCCTGCCTGCGCTGATGCTGCTCGGGCTCGGCATGGGGTCGATCATGCCCCCGTCGATCCAGACCGCGACGCTCGGTGTCGATCGCGAATTCGCCGGTGTCGCGTCGGCGATGGTCAACACCTCGCAGCAGGTCGGCGGCTCGATCGGCACGGCATTGCTGAACACCCTCGCAGCGACGGCGGCCGCCGACTTCGTCGCGGCGCACGCTCCGGCCACGCCGCAGGTTCTGGCCGATGCCGCTCTGCACAGCTACGCGACGGCGTACTGGTGGGGGGCCGGCGCATTCGCACTCGGCGCGGTGGTGGCCGCCCTCGGATTCCGGCGCAAAGCGTCCGTTCGCCGGGCCGCGGATGCCGCGACCACCTCGGTCGACACCGCGGGCGAGCCCGTGCTCGCCCACTGA
- the otsA gene encoding alpha,alpha-trehalose-phosphate synthase (UDP-forming), giving the protein MIVVSNRLPVDHDPSVEGGWRRSPGGLVAALEPVLQRTGGAWVGWPGTADLEIDPFELEGMSLVPVALSAEDVALYYEGFSNDTIWPLYHDVISPPAYHREWWEAYVRVNRRFAEAVASTAADGAVVWVQDYQLQLVPRMLRELRPDLVIGYFHHIPFPAYGIYAQLPWRKQVLEGLLGADVIGFQRVQDAGNFATAVRRQLGFETKAGAIRVPEPDGAVRTAVAKAYPISIDADLYDELARRPEVQARAAEIRESLGNPKTILFGVDRLDYTKGIGHRLKAYGELLEDHRLDVEDVTLVQVASPSRERVAAYMQLRDEIELTVGRINGDHDTVGHTAIRYLHHSYPREEMVALYLAADVMLVTALRDGMNLVAKEYVASRVDGRGVLVLSEFTGAADEMSQAVKVNPHDIEGLKDAIMTAIEMSPSEQGRRMRALRRRVRDHDVADWSRRFLSDLDAVRATS; this is encoded by the coding sequence ATGATCGTCGTGTCCAACCGCCTGCCCGTCGACCATGATCCGAGCGTCGAGGGTGGGTGGCGTCGTTCGCCGGGCGGCTTGGTCGCCGCTCTCGAACCGGTGCTGCAGCGCACCGGCGGGGCGTGGGTGGGCTGGCCCGGCACCGCCGACCTCGAGATCGATCCCTTCGAACTGGAGGGGATGTCGCTCGTGCCCGTCGCATTGTCCGCCGAGGACGTGGCGCTGTATTACGAGGGATTCTCCAACGACACGATCTGGCCGCTCTACCACGACGTGATCTCGCCGCCGGCCTACCACCGTGAATGGTGGGAAGCCTACGTCCGCGTCAACCGCCGTTTCGCCGAGGCGGTGGCGTCGACCGCCGCGGACGGCGCGGTCGTCTGGGTGCAGGACTATCAACTGCAGTTGGTGCCGCGGATGCTGCGCGAGCTGCGGCCCGACCTGGTGATCGGCTACTTCCACCACATTCCGTTCCCGGCATACGGCATCTATGCTCAGCTTCCCTGGCGCAAGCAGGTGCTGGAGGGACTTCTGGGGGCCGATGTCATCGGATTCCAGCGGGTGCAGGATGCCGGCAACTTCGCCACGGCCGTGCGCCGTCAACTGGGGTTCGAGACGAAGGCGGGTGCGATCCGGGTCCCCGAGCCCGACGGCGCGGTTCGCACCGCCGTCGCCAAGGCATACCCCATCTCGATCGACGCCGACCTGTACGACGAGCTGGCTCGCCGCCCGGAGGTGCAGGCCCGGGCCGCCGAGATTCGAGAGAGCCTCGGCAACCCGAAGACGATCCTCTTCGGCGTCGACCGTCTCGACTACACCAAAGGCATCGGTCACCGCCTGAAGGCGTATGGAGAGCTTCTCGAGGACCACCGCCTCGATGTCGAGGACGTCACGCTCGTGCAGGTCGCGAGCCCGAGCAGGGAGCGCGTCGCGGCCTACATGCAGCTGCGTGACGAGATCGAGCTCACGGTCGGCCGCATCAACGGCGACCACGACACCGTCGGGCATACGGCCATCCGCTACCTGCATCACTCGTATCCCCGGGAGGAGATGGTCGCGCTGTACCTCGCGGCGGATGTGATGCTCGTGACCGCCCTTCGCGACGGGATGAACCTGGTGGCGAAGGAGTATGTCGCCAGCCGCGTCGACGGACGCGGCGTGCTCGTACTCAGCGAGTTCACCGGCGCCGCCGACGAGATGTCGCAGGCGGTGAAGGTCAATCCTCACGACATCGAGGGACTGAAGGACGCCATCATGACGGCGATCGAGATGTCACCCTCCGAACAGGGGCGCCGCATGCGCGCCCTCCGCCGCCGCGTGCGCGACCACGACGTCGCCGACTGGTCGCGGCGTTTCCTCAGCGATCTCGACGCGGTGAGGGCGACGTCGTGA
- the ilvC gene encoding ketol-acid reductoisomerase: protein MAEIFYDSDADLSVIQNKKVAIVGYGSQGHAHAQNLRDSGVEVVIALKDGSKSIAKAQEDGFEVKNVADATAWADLIMILAPDQHQRGIYSESILPNLSAGKTLAFAHGFNIRFGYIDAPEGVDVILVAPKAPGHTVRREFVAGRGIPDIIAVERDASGHAWETALSYAKAIGGTRAGVIKTTFTEETETDLFGEQAVLCGGVSQLVQYGFETLTEAGYQPQIAYFEVLHELKLIVDLMWEGGIAKQRWSVSDTAEYGDYVSGPRVIDPRVKENMQGVLADIQSGAFAERFIGDQDAGAPEFQELRAKAAAHPIEAVGKDLRALFAWKQQDADYTEGSAAR, encoded by the coding sequence ATGGCTGAGATCTTCTACGACTCCGACGCCGACCTGTCCGTCATCCAGAACAAGAAGGTCGCGATCGTCGGCTACGGCTCGCAGGGACACGCGCACGCGCAGAACCTCCGCGACTCGGGCGTCGAGGTCGTCATCGCGCTCAAGGACGGCTCGAAGTCGATCGCGAAGGCCCAGGAGGACGGCTTCGAGGTGAAGAACGTCGCCGATGCCACCGCATGGGCCGACCTGATCATGATCCTCGCGCCCGACCAGCACCAGCGCGGCATCTACAGCGAGAGCATCCTGCCGAACCTGTCGGCCGGCAAGACCCTGGCCTTCGCCCACGGCTTCAACATCCGCTTCGGCTACATCGACGCCCCCGAGGGTGTCGACGTGATCCTCGTCGCCCCGAAGGCGCCGGGGCACACCGTGCGTCGCGAGTTCGTCGCCGGCCGCGGCATCCCGGACATCATCGCCGTCGAGCGCGACGCCTCTGGCCACGCCTGGGAGACCGCGCTGTCGTACGCGAAGGCGATCGGCGGCACGCGCGCCGGCGTCATCAAGACCACGTTCACCGAAGAGACCGAGACCGACCTGTTCGGTGAGCAGGCCGTGCTCTGCGGTGGCGTGTCCCAGCTCGTCCAGTACGGCTTCGAGACGCTGACCGAGGCCGGCTACCAGCCGCAGATCGCGTACTTCGAGGTGCTGCACGAGCTCAAGCTCATCGTCGACCTCATGTGGGAGGGCGGAATCGCCAAGCAGCGCTGGTCGGTTTCCGACACCGCCGAGTACGGCGACTACGTCTCGGGCCCGCGTGTCATCGACCCGCGCGTCAAGGAGAACATGCAGGGCGTTCTGGCCGACATCCAGTCCGGCGCTTTCGCCGAGCGCTTCATCGGCGACCAGGACGCCGGTGCGCCCGAGTTCCAGGAGCTGCGTGCGAAGGCCGCCGCCCACCCGATCGAGGCCGTGGGCAAGGACCTGCGCGCCCTGTTCGCGTGGAAGCAGCAGGACGCCGACTACACCGAGGGCTCCGCCGCGCGCTGA
- the ilvD gene encoding dihydroxy-acid dehydratase: MPDSDPTIDIKPRSRVVTDGIEATTSRGMLRAVGMGDEDWDKPQIGIASSWNEITPCNLSLDRLAQGAKEGVHAGGGYPLQFGTISVSDGISMGHEGMHFSLVSREVIADSVETVVMAERLDGTVLLAGCDKSIPGMLMASARLDLSSVFLYAGSIAPGWVKLSDGTEKDVTIIDSFEAVGACLAGKMSEADLKRIECAIAPGEGACGGMYTANTMASVAEALGLSLPGSAAPPSADRRRDYYAHRSGEAVVNLLRQGITTRDILTKEAFENAIALAMALGGSTNVVLHLLAIAREAEVELSLHDFNRIGDKVPHVADMKPFGKFVMNDVDRHGGIPVIMKAMLDEGLLHGDALTVTGKTLAENLAELDPDPIDGTVIHTFDDPIHATGGITILHGSLAPEGAVVKTAGFDASVFEGPARVFERERAAMDALEAGEIAAGSVIVIRYEGPKGGPGMREMLAITAAIKGAGLGKDVLLLTDGRFSGGTTGLCIGHIAPEAVDAGPIAFVRDGDLIRVDIAARTLDLLVDDAELNSRRDGWEPLPPRYTRGVLAKYSKLVRSAAEGATTG; the protein is encoded by the coding sequence ATGCCGGACAGCGATCCCACCATCGACATCAAGCCGCGCAGTCGTGTCGTCACGGACGGCATCGAGGCGACGACCTCCCGCGGCATGCTGCGTGCCGTCGGCATGGGCGATGAGGACTGGGACAAGCCCCAGATCGGCATCGCCTCCAGCTGGAACGAGATCACGCCGTGCAATCTGAGTCTGGACCGGCTCGCGCAAGGCGCCAAGGAGGGCGTCCACGCCGGCGGCGGGTACCCGCTGCAGTTCGGCACCATCTCCGTGTCCGACGGCATCTCCATGGGCCACGAGGGGATGCATTTCTCGCTGGTGTCCCGTGAGGTCATCGCCGACTCCGTGGAGACCGTGGTCATGGCCGAGCGGCTCGACGGCACCGTCCTGCTCGCCGGCTGCGACAAGTCGATCCCGGGCATGCTCATGGCCTCGGCGCGTCTCGATCTCTCCAGTGTGTTCCTCTATGCGGGTTCCATCGCGCCCGGCTGGGTGAAGCTCTCGGACGGCACGGAGAAGGACGTCACGATCATCGACTCCTTCGAGGCGGTGGGCGCGTGCCTTGCGGGGAAGATGAGCGAAGCGGACCTCAAGCGCATCGAGTGCGCGATCGCGCCCGGCGAGGGCGCGTGCGGCGGCATGTACACCGCGAACACGATGGCCTCCGTCGCCGAGGCGCTGGGGTTGAGCCTTCCCGGCTCCGCCGCACCGCCGTCGGCGGACCGTCGCCGCGACTACTACGCCCACCGCTCCGGCGAAGCGGTCGTGAACCTGCTGCGTCAGGGCATCACGACGCGCGACATCCTCACCAAAGAGGCGTTCGAGAACGCCATCGCACTGGCCATGGCCCTCGGCGGCTCGACCAACGTCGTGCTGCACCTGCTCGCCATCGCCCGCGAAGCCGAGGTGGAGCTCAGCCTGCACGACTTCAACCGCATCGGCGACAAGGTCCCGCATGTGGCGGACATGAAGCCGTTCGGGAAGTTCGTCATGAACGACGTCGACCGTCACGGCGGCATTCCCGTCATCATGAAAGCGATGCTCGACGAGGGGCTGCTGCACGGCGACGCCCTCACGGTCACCGGCAAGACCCTCGCGGAGAACCTCGCCGAGCTCGATCCCGACCCGATCGACGGCACCGTCATCCACACCTTCGACGACCCCATTCATGCCACGGGCGGCATCACGATCCTCCACGGCTCGCTGGCCCCGGAAGGGGCGGTCGTGAAGACCGCGGGCTTCGACGCGTCGGTGTTCGAGGGCCCTGCACGGGTGTTCGAGCGGGAGCGCGCCGCGATGGACGCCCTGGAGGCGGGCGAGATCGCCGCCGGCAGCGTCATCGTCATCCGCTACGAGGGCCCGAAGGGCGGCCCCGGCATGCGCGAGATGCTCGCCATCACGGCGGCGATCAAGGGCGCAGGGCTCGGAAAAGATGTACTACTCTTGACGGACGGCAGATTCTCAGGCGGCACAACCGGCCTGTGCATCGGCCACATAGCACCCGAAGCGGTGGACGCAGGTCCTATCGCCTTCGTGCGCGATGGTGATCTGATACGGGTCGATATCGCGGCTCGCACTCTCGACCTACTCGTCGACGACGCAGAGCTGAACTCCCGCCGTGACGGCTGGGAGCCGCTTCCCCCGCGCTACACCCGTGGCGTTCTGGCCAAGTACTCGAAACTCGTGCGCTCCGCAGCGGAGGGCGCGACGACCGGCTGA
- the otsB gene encoding trehalose-phosphatase, whose protein sequence is MSVDDALARLAVTDRLLVALDFDGTLAPLIDEPMAARMSAPARAAVDALARVRATTVALVSGRTLRDLRIIAEHDDDSPLLLAGSHGAEQWPPSGSDDASTVDVALLALRDRLRARAEAIAAGVPGAWIEPKEFGFALHTRLATDSAGTRSAHDGIARLMEAEAPTWRRRDGHDILEYAFRTEGKDGAVARLRAQTEATAVLFAGDDVTDEDALRSLEPGDVGVRVGPGETAARVRVAGIPELAALLTRLAHDRDTLRE, encoded by the coding sequence GTGAGCGTCGACGACGCTCTGGCACGCCTGGCGGTCACGGATCGTCTTCTGGTGGCCCTGGATTTCGACGGCACCCTGGCGCCGTTGATCGACGAGCCGATGGCGGCGCGCATGAGTGCCCCCGCGCGGGCCGCCGTCGACGCGCTCGCTCGCGTTCGCGCGACGACCGTCGCCCTCGTGTCCGGGCGCACGCTGCGCGATCTGCGGATCATCGCCGAGCACGACGATGACTCGCCTCTGCTGCTGGCGGGTTCGCACGGCGCGGAGCAATGGCCGCCGTCCGGCTCCGACGACGCGTCGACGGTCGACGTTGCGCTCCTGGCGCTGCGCGACCGGCTGCGCGCTCGAGCCGAGGCGATCGCGGCCGGCGTCCCGGGCGCCTGGATCGAGCCGAAGGAGTTCGGGTTCGCGCTGCACACGCGTCTCGCGACGGATTCTGCGGGCACACGCTCGGCGCACGATGGTATCGCTCGCCTCATGGAGGCCGAGGCGCCCACGTGGCGCCGTCGCGACGGGCACGACATCCTCGAGTACGCCTTCCGCACGGAGGGCAAAGACGGCGCGGTGGCGCGCCTGCGGGCGCAGACGGAAGCGACCGCGGTCCTGTTCGCGGGCGACGACGTCACCGATGAGGACGCCCTGCGCAGTCTCGAGCCCGGCGACGTCGGCGTGCGCGTCGGGCCGGGGGAGACGGCGGCACGTGTCCGTGTGGCCGGCATCCCCGAACTGGCGGCGTTGTTGACGCGTCTCGCGCACGATCGGGACACCCTGCGGGAATAG
- a CDS encoding TetR/AcrR family transcriptional regulator, whose translation MTDTTLADEDVDPTPKLGRKRDHSRDPEILAAALDILAEKGYERMTVDMVAARARAGKATLYRRWPSKAELVIDAVACMKSSSHADLPDTGSLRGDLVANIKAPVMKDGERKLRIMAGMVSLMSESPEFADAARAAIVEPRAAALRVLIQRAIDRGEVARDVDLALLSQVIPSMTAYRTLMLGRPVDRDFVISLVDDVLLPALGLREG comes from the coding sequence ATGACGGATACCACCCTCGCCGATGAGGACGTCGATCCCACCCCCAAGCTGGGTCGCAAGCGCGATCACTCCCGCGACCCCGAGATCCTCGCCGCTGCTCTCGACATCCTCGCCGAGAAGGGGTACGAGCGCATGACCGTCGATATGGTCGCCGCACGTGCGCGTGCGGGCAAGGCCACGCTCTACCGACGGTGGCCCTCCAAGGCGGAGCTGGTCATCGACGCCGTCGCCTGCATGAAGAGCTCTTCCCACGCCGATCTTCCGGACACGGGATCGCTGCGCGGCGACCTGGTCGCGAACATCAAGGCTCCCGTCATGAAGGACGGGGAGCGGAAACTGCGCATCATGGCGGGAATGGTCTCGCTGATGTCGGAGTCCCCCGAGTTCGCGGATGCCGCGCGCGCCGCCATCGTCGAGCCGAGGGCGGCCGCGCTGCGTGTGCTGATCCAACGCGCCATCGATCGCGGCGAGGTCGCCCGCGACGTCGACCTCGCGCTGCTCTCGCAGGTGATCCCGTCGATGACCGCCTACCGCACTCTCATGCTCGGCAGACCCGTCGACCGCGACTTCGTCATCTCCCTCGTCGACGACGTGCTCCTGCCCGCGCTCGGTCTGCGCGAGGGCTGA
- a CDS encoding copper homeostasis protein CutC gives MTVALEIAVQDVAGARAAIDAGADRLELCQALAVGGLTPSIALVEMTVAAVGGERVNVLVRPRAGGFVYDDDEIALVAADIHAVMAAGAAGVVVGALTRDGHVDAAALRRWRDAAGDGTLVFHRAIDAADSPLAVLDGLAAAGVDRVLSSGGAARSVDGTEVLRRLVSAGTGVEIMAGGGIRVGDIARIADAGVDAVHLSARAVTGLDVPSGPGGGTGGHDVTDPVVVAAAAAAVRSTLSE, from the coding sequence ATGACCGTCGCGTTGGAGATCGCCGTTCAGGATGTCGCGGGCGCCCGCGCCGCCATCGACGCAGGAGCGGACCGGCTCGAGCTCTGCCAGGCGCTGGCTGTCGGTGGGCTCACGCCGTCGATCGCGCTGGTGGAGATGACGGTCGCCGCTGTCGGCGGGGAACGCGTGAACGTGCTCGTGCGTCCCCGCGCGGGAGGATTCGTCTACGACGACGACGAGATCGCCCTCGTCGCCGCCGACATCCACGCGGTGATGGCCGCCGGGGCCGCGGGTGTCGTCGTCGGCGCACTGACTCGCGACGGGCACGTGGACGCGGCGGCGCTGCGCAGGTGGAGAGACGCCGCCGGCGACGGCACGCTCGTCTTCCACCGGGCGATCGACGCGGCAGACTCGCCGCTCGCCGTTCTCGATGGGCTCGCCGCGGCCGGTGTCGACCGTGTGCTGAGCTCGGGCGGGGCCGCGCGATCGGTCGACGGCACGGAGGTGCTGCGACGTCTGGTCTCGGCGGGCACCGGTGTCGAGATCATGGCCGGCGGCGGCATCCGCGTGGGCGACATCGCGCGTATCGCGGACGCGGGCGTCGACGCCGTGCATCTGTCCGCCCGGGCCGTCACCGGTCTCGACGTCCCGTCGGGGCCCGGGGGAGGAACGGGCGGCCACGACGTCACCGACCCGGTCGTGGTGGCGGCAGCTGCGGCCGCGGTGCGCAGTACGCTTTCGGAGTGA